The proteins below are encoded in one region of Syntrophotalea carbinolica DSM 2380:
- the fusA gene encoding elongation factor G has product MTCPDLKNLRNIGIISHIDAGKTTVSERVLFYTGESHRIGEVHDGNAVMDWMEQEQERGITITATTTCCHWRDVRINLIDTPGHIDFTIEVERSLRVLDSAVVIFSAVEGVQAQTESVWRQADRYAVPRICLINKMDRIGADYRRVLEQMRKRFTTRPVLMHLPLGIEGDFAGVIDVLEGRCLTFSETDQGATVETCDIPEERQSEVAAAREQIVEAAADFDDAILADFLEGRPIKAARTRAALRRGVLTCRLCPVFLGSALRNKGIQPLLDAVIDYLPSPLQAPPIAASPPNHQDATAEPALLPCDPQGPLCALAFKVLSDAGRKLTYLRVYSGSLRAGDEILNSTQGVAEKVARLFRMHAHKRERVTEVQAGDIVAAVGLKHALTGDTLCRAEQPLRLEGLRIPEPVVSLAVEPRHIDDREKLPAALEKLLWEDPTFRVREDADTGQTILTGMGQLHLEIITDRLHREFGVEVRTGRPQVVYRETVQNSARHHERFHRETEGRIQSGEVTLEIAPSGRGKGLRIVLPEDENPLPARLREELKKCLHQSCAAGIRTGYPLTDVEITIIEAPFEPGLTTEIGLLAAAQRGLSLAATQAGLTLLEPVMALELTVPTEHAGQVIGSLQQKHGRIDGLETRSESELIQARAPLSQLFDYMGELRSVTRGRGTFAMEFSHYDPAPDEIQTLYGLL; this is encoded by the coding sequence ATGACCTGCCCGGATCTCAAAAACCTGCGCAACATCGGGATCATCTCCCACATCGACGCCGGCAAAACCACCGTTTCGGAACGGGTGCTTTTTTACACCGGCGAAAGCCATCGCATCGGTGAGGTTCACGACGGCAACGCCGTCATGGACTGGATGGAGCAGGAGCAGGAACGCGGCATCACCATTACCGCCACCACCACCTGCTGTCACTGGCGGGACGTCCGCATCAATCTTATCGACACGCCCGGCCACATCGACTTCACCATCGAAGTCGAACGATCCCTGCGGGTACTCGACAGCGCAGTGGTCATTTTCAGCGCCGTCGAAGGGGTGCAGGCCCAAACCGAATCGGTCTGGCGTCAGGCCGACCGCTATGCCGTGCCGCGCATCTGCCTGATCAATAAAATGGATCGCATCGGCGCCGATTACCGGCGCGTTCTGGAACAGATGCGAAAACGCTTTACGACACGACCGGTACTCATGCACCTGCCACTTGGCATCGAAGGGGATTTCGCCGGGGTTATCGATGTATTGGAAGGACGCTGTCTGACCTTTAGCGAGACCGATCAGGGAGCCACCGTAGAAACCTGTGATATACCCGAGGAACGGCAGAGCGAAGTGGCGGCGGCGCGGGAACAGATCGTTGAAGCAGCTGCGGACTTCGATGATGCCATCCTGGCGGACTTCCTCGAAGGCCGACCGATAAAAGCCGCGCGCACGCGCGCGGCTCTGCGGCGTGGCGTGCTGACATGCCGTCTGTGCCCCGTTTTCCTGGGATCGGCACTGCGCAACAAAGGCATTCAGCCGCTGCTCGATGCCGTGATCGACTATTTGCCCTCGCCCCTGCAAGCCCCGCCGATTGCAGCCTCCCCCCCGAATCACCAAGATGCGACTGCAGAGCCGGCCCTTTTGCCGTGCGACCCGCAAGGGCCGCTTTGCGCGCTGGCCTTCAAGGTATTGTCGGACGCAGGACGCAAACTCACCTACCTGCGGGTTTATTCAGGCAGCCTGCGGGCTGGCGACGAAATCCTCAACTCGACACAAGGTGTAGCGGAAAAAGTAGCCAGACTGTTTCGCATGCATGCCCATAAACGCGAACGCGTCACCGAGGTGCAGGCCGGCGACATCGTTGCCGCCGTCGGGCTCAAACATGCCCTTACCGGCGACACCCTGTGCCGTGCCGAGCAGCCCCTGCGCCTGGAAGGGCTGCGGATCCCGGAACCCGTCGTCTCGCTGGCGGTGGAACCCCGCCACATCGATGATCGTGAAAAGCTCCCCGCAGCCCTGGAAAAATTGCTGTGGGAGGATCCGACCTTCCGGGTACGGGAGGATGCCGATACCGGCCAGACCATTCTCACCGGCATGGGACAGCTACACCTGGAAATCATTACCGACCGCCTGCACCGTGAATTCGGCGTCGAGGTTCGTACCGGCAGACCCCAGGTCGTCTACCGGGAAACCGTTCAGAACAGTGCCAGACATCATGAGCGGTTCCACCGGGAAACGGAAGGCCGGATTCAATCCGGCGAGGTCACTCTGGAAATCGCCCCCTCGGGACGCGGCAAAGGCCTGCGGATCGTCCTGCCGGAGGATGAGAATCCACTGCCTGCCCGACTTCGCGAAGAGCTCAAAAAATGTCTGCACCAAAGCTGTGCGGCCGGCATCCGGACAGGCTACCCCCTGACCGATGTGGAAATCACCATCATCGAAGCGCCCTTCGAGCCAGGGCTCACCACCGAGATCGGCCTGCTTGCAGCAGCCCAACGCGGACTCAGCCTGGCCGCCACCCAGGCCGGCCTGACACTGCTGGAACCGGTCATGGCGCTGGAATTGACCGTACCGACGGAACACGCCGGCCAGGTTATCGGTTCATTGCAACAGAAGCACGGCCGTATCGACGGGCTGGAAACCCGCTCGGAGTCCGAATTAATTCAGGCCCGCGCACCCTTGTCCCAACTGTTCGACTACATGGGCGAACTGCGCAGCGTCACCCGTGGGCGCGGCACCTTTGCCATGGAGTTTTCCCATTACGATCCGGCCCCCGACGAAATCCAGACCCTTTACGGTCTGCTGTAA
- a CDS encoding TIGR04442 family protein, translated as MRYQEVRLHGQVNDSIEYYVTVASPEAYRSYFYESSDHSLRIFSPGNELILDADGLTHRGNGGSFCEYMFGVEQPLADLIKEEVRNRLVMFGTSSRDDGSLLFSNRTDGCEEYDRVFLEGNAVHNYFFFIFGSVSGPRHEQQEEILRLAGKDLKRFPFVGDGDDGQLVDELLPLLGHRSALYLIKLIHTKHQRYHDAFRDLYHKYQNIPDPEYAKLVQLAETLDIDSYQQERIRIDVMYKHAANRRIVDEYKNILVGCKLNGRIEPAENARLTRLKTLSVRSKIPSALFYALDEVLKPELLASSDEQDYLSDTRQILEGIFLHERQIDARIDGEDLVQLLKAKRRAVQNRDYAFEQMLLEAAKACDEKVRDGADVFLVENFSLIITYFDRFDSTSEHINELAFMDKVRFSEELVRSLLNNKKEFDVLGSALFDELFFSGIMQNRYLGQFGRRKVLALHKGLTAIEEGRLTMQGLQRLLNDICQQEEMFTKLLIHTKERIRNFYSRYSTAQEQKQLLAEVVRETGLSGTIDDELLQKLFRRVIHHVQMEELYLHNLLPRVIADRNSELRDDFLSNSGLDRFYVEELEREYFEYNGLDMEILSQVRQD; from the coding sequence ATGAGATATCAGGAAGTCCGCCTTCACGGCCAAGTCAACGATAGTATCGAATACTACGTTACCGTCGCCTCGCCCGAGGCCTATCGAAGTTACTTCTATGAATCTTCAGACCATTCGCTGCGTATTTTCTCTCCCGGCAACGAACTGATCCTTGATGCCGACGGTCTGACCCATCGAGGCAACGGGGGATCCTTCTGTGAATATATGTTCGGCGTGGAGCAACCTCTGGCCGATCTTATCAAAGAGGAAGTGCGCAACCGACTGGTCATGTTCGGCACCAGCAGCCGCGACGACGGGTCCCTGCTGTTTTCCAACCGCACTGACGGTTGCGAGGAATACGACCGGGTATTCCTGGAAGGCAACGCCGTCCATAACTACTTCTTTTTCATTTTCGGTTCCGTATCGGGACCGCGGCATGAGCAGCAGGAAGAGATTTTGCGTCTGGCCGGCAAGGATCTGAAGCGGTTCCCTTTCGTTGGCGACGGGGATGATGGACAGTTAGTCGATGAACTGCTGCCGCTGCTCGGCCATCGCAGCGCCCTTTACCTGATCAAACTCATCCATACCAAACACCAGCGTTATCACGATGCCTTTCGCGATCTCTACCACAAATACCAGAACATTCCCGATCCCGAATACGCCAAGTTGGTGCAGCTGGCCGAAACCCTGGATATCGACAGCTACCAGCAGGAACGTATCCGCATCGATGTCATGTACAAACATGCGGCCAATCGGCGCATCGTCGACGAATATAAAAACATCCTGGTCGGATGCAAGCTCAACGGGCGTATCGAACCTGCCGAAAACGCACGTTTAACCCGGCTCAAAACCTTGTCGGTGCGCAGCAAAATTCCCTCGGCCCTGTTTTACGCCCTTGATGAAGTCCTTAAACCGGAACTGCTGGCCAGTTCCGATGAACAGGATTATCTGTCGGATACCCGCCAGATTCTCGAAGGCATCTTTCTGCATGAACGGCAGATCGATGCCCGCATCGACGGCGAAGACCTGGTACAATTGCTTAAAGCCAAGCGCCGGGCCGTACAAAACCGCGACTATGCATTCGAACAGATGTTGCTGGAGGCCGCCAAGGCCTGCGACGAAAAGGTGCGCGACGGCGCCGATGTTTTCCTGGTAGAGAATTTCTCGTTGATCATCACGTACTTTGATCGGTTCGACAGTACCTCGGAACACATCAACGAATTGGCCTTTATGGACAAGGTTCGCTTCAGCGAAGAACTGGTCCGCAGCCTTTTGAACAACAAGAAAGAATTCGACGTACTCGGCAGCGCACTGTTTGACGAGCTGTTTTTCAGCGGCATTATGCAAAACCGCTACCTCGGGCAATTCGGCCGGCGCAAGGTCCTGGCACTGCACAAAGGATTAACGGCGATCGAAGAAGGCAGGCTGACCATGCAGGGCCTGCAACGCCTGCTCAACGACATTTGCCAGCAGGAAGAAATGTTCACCAAATTGCTTATCCACACCAAGGAGCGGATTCGCAATTTCTACTCACGTTACAGCACAGCCCAGGAACAGAAGCAACTGCTGGCCGAAGTGGTGCGCGAAACAGGCCTCAGCGGTACCATCGACGACGAACTGCTGCAAAAACTCTTCCGCCGGGTGATACACCACGTGCAGATGGAAGAGCTGTATCTGCACAATCTGCTGCCGCGCGTTATCGCCGATCGCAACAGTGAGTTGCGTGACGATTTTCTCAGCAACAGCGGTCTGGACCGTTTTTACGTGGAAGAACTCGAACGCGAATACTTCGAATACAACGGACTGGATATGGAGATCCTCTCCCAAGTCCGGCAAGACTGA
- a CDS encoding GPMC system MBL fold metallohydrolase — protein sequence MNIVLLGTGTSTGVPMLGCNCDVCRSSDPRDRRTRCSALISWGARNILIDTGTDLHQQALRESLTHVDGVLYTHAHADHVHGIDDLRAFNMVSKESIPIFGSPATMSVIRRNFSYIFDTQGGVGFRPRLDPWDVRGPFSLFGLPVEPVAMQHGPGEASGYRIGPFAYLTDCNVIPEASLEHLRGLEVLVLDGLRFRSHPTHFSIDEAIKLAQRLGARRTLLTHICHEVSHARDSRDLPPGIELAYDGQRFSLFVKDAQSTATRPLSAPQSTHETNHRIGL from the coding sequence ATGAATATTGTGCTGCTCGGCACCGGCACCAGCACCGGGGTCCCCATGCTCGGCTGTAACTGCGACGTATGCCGTTCATCCGATCCCCGTGACCGGCGCACCCGTTGCAGCGCGCTGATTTCATGGGGAGCACGCAACATACTGATCGACACCGGTACCGACTTGCATCAACAGGCCCTGCGCGAGAGCCTGACACACGTTGACGGCGTGCTCTATACCCACGCCCACGCCGACCATGTACACGGCATCGACGATCTGCGAGCTTTTAATATGGTATCCAAGGAATCCATCCCGATTTTCGGATCCCCGGCTACCATGTCTGTTATTCGCCGGAATTTCAGCTATATTTTCGATACGCAGGGAGGCGTCGGGTTTCGGCCCCGGCTTGACCCCTGGGATGTCCGGGGCCCCTTCAGCCTGTTCGGATTGCCTGTTGAGCCCGTTGCCATGCAACACGGACCCGGTGAGGCCAGCGGTTACCGCATCGGCCCGTTTGCCTATCTGACCGACTGCAACGTCATCCCCGAAGCTTCACTGGAACACCTTCGGGGATTGGAAGTACTGGTACTGGACGGGTTGCGTTTTCGCTCCCATCCGACGCACTTTTCCATCGACGAAGCCATCAAACTGGCGCAACGGCTGGGGGCACGCCGCACCCTGTTGACCCATATCTGCCATGAAGTAAGCCATGCCCGCGACAGCCGGGACTTGCCGCCCGGAATCGAACTGGCCTACGACGGACAACGCTTCAGTCTTTTCGTCAAGGATGCCCAAAGCACCGCTACCCGACCACTGTCTGCCCCACAGTCAACCCACGAAACCAACCACCGGATCGGTTTATGA
- a CDS encoding leucyl aminopeptidase, giving the protein MQIVVGCMPALTLKTDCLMLGVWQDRTDTPLLKELDTALHGALGQSVDSKAFVGKEGETLLFQTGAGLPAARVLLIGLGAYAQADCGAMRRGAAEGARVLQQQRVKRAGLALSEAPAGLPLTQAVQVLVEGLLLASYRFDRFLTQKREDLPPLLETLDILIADQGSLEGVAAAVERARHIGHGVALARDLVNQPGNVKSPEFLAERARQLAGECGLSCTVLEQEQLEREGFGALLAVAQGSARPPRLIVLEYRGGAPDEKPLALVGKGVVFDSGGISLKPGEKMDEMKMDMAGAAAVFGAMSAAAGLRLPVNLVAIVPAVENLPSASAYRPGDIITSLSGRTIEVLNTDAEGRLILADALTYAGRFEPRAVIDLATLTGACIIALGHEASAVFSNRDELARNLIRAGETSRERLWQLPLWDSYDKQIKSEIADMKNTGGRPAGTITAAAFLQRFVPDCPWAHIDIAGTAWEAKGTALCPRGGTGVGVRLLIDLLEQE; this is encoded by the coding sequence ATGCAAATCGTTGTTGGCTGTATGCCCGCTTTGACCTTGAAGACCGACTGCTTGATGCTTGGCGTCTGGCAGGATCGCACCGATACGCCGCTTCTCAAGGAGCTTGATACTGCCTTGCATGGTGCTTTAGGGCAATCCGTCGACAGCAAAGCTTTCGTCGGCAAGGAAGGTGAAACCCTGCTGTTTCAGACCGGTGCCGGGCTGCCGGCGGCACGCGTGTTGCTGATCGGCCTGGGGGCGTATGCGCAAGCGGATTGCGGAGCTATGCGCAGGGGGGCCGCCGAGGGTGCTCGGGTGTTGCAGCAGCAACGTGTCAAGCGGGCCGGTCTGGCTTTGTCGGAAGCGCCGGCAGGCCTGCCGTTGACGCAGGCCGTGCAGGTTTTGGTCGAGGGCCTGCTTCTTGCCTCGTATCGGTTTGACCGGTTTCTTACACAAAAACGGGAAGATTTGCCCCCCCTGCTTGAAACGCTTGATATTTTGATCGCAGATCAGGGTAGCCTCGAAGGTGTTGCCGCCGCCGTCGAGAGGGCGCGGCATATCGGCCATGGCGTCGCCCTGGCTCGCGATCTGGTTAATCAGCCCGGGAATGTCAAGTCCCCCGAGTTTTTAGCCGAGCGGGCTCGACAGCTGGCCGGAGAATGTGGTTTGTCCTGTACGGTGTTGGAACAGGAGCAGCTTGAACGCGAAGGGTTCGGCGCCCTCCTTGCGGTGGCCCAGGGCAGCGCGCGTCCGCCGCGGCTGATTGTGCTCGAGTATCGCGGCGGGGCTCCGGACGAGAAGCCTCTGGCGCTGGTCGGCAAGGGGGTGGTGTTCGATTCCGGCGGTATTTCCCTGAAACCGGGGGAAAAGATGGATGAGATGAAGATGGATATGGCCGGAGCCGCAGCGGTTTTCGGGGCGATGTCGGCCGCGGCCGGTCTGCGGCTGCCCGTCAACCTGGTTGCCATCGTGCCTGCGGTGGAGAATCTGCCCTCCGCATCCGCCTATCGCCCCGGCGATATTATCACATCTTTGTCCGGGCGTACCATCGAGGTTCTCAATACCGACGCCGAGGGGCGTTTGATCCTTGCCGATGCTTTGACCTATGCCGGTCGTTTTGAACCGCGCGCCGTCATCGATCTGGCGACCTTGACCGGGGCCTGTATTATCGCCCTCGGCCACGAGGCTTCCGCGGTCTTCAGTAATCGCGACGAGCTGGCGCGGAACCTGATTCGGGCCGGTGAAACCAGCCGGGAGCGCCTCTGGCAATTGCCCTTGTGGGACAGTTACGACAAGCAGATCAAAAGCGAGATCGCCGATATGAAAAACACCGGAGGCCGGCCTGCGGGTACCATTACCGCGGCTGCTTTTCTGCAGCGGTTTGTTCCTGACTGTCCATGGGCTCACATCGACATCGCCGGTACGGCCTGGGAGGCTAAGGGCACGGCCCTTTGTCCCAGGGGCGGCACGGGGGTCGGCGTGCGTCTGTTGATCGATCTTCTGGAGCAGGAATGA
- a CDS encoding cold-shock protein — protein sequence MIQGTVKWFNDAKGYGFITQDDGPDVFVHYSAIQVDGYKSLNEGERVSFEVSQGSKGPQASNVAKV from the coding sequence ATGATTCAGGGTACGGTTAAGTGGTTCAACGATGCCAAAGGTTACGGTTTTATCACCCAGGATGACGGTCCCGATGTTTTTGTGCATTACTCCGCCATTCAGGTCGACGGGTACAAGTCTCTCAATGAAGGCGAACGGGTCAGCTTCGAAGTCAGCCAGGGCAGCAAGGGGCCGCAGGCCTCCAACGTAGCCAAAGTTTGA
- a CDS encoding ATP phosphoribosyltransferase regulatory subunit encodes MNRKITVPEAMLPRGVKDFLPNKAAKLEYLKQSLKDVFHRWAFRPIMPPTLEYLDVLERGLGAGLRDKTFRFDDRQNGKLVAFCPDITPQVARIVATRMKGAPLPQRLCYNGKVLRHTEQQAGKDREIIQSGVELIGLQGPEADAEMIAMAIECLQSLGATEFTVDIGQVEFFHGVMDGLNLPAPQALAVQQAIARKDASGLSELLSELSLDDRKYAEVMALPRLFGGREVLDRAADIVVNDRSRRALENLRQILAVLEAYGVEEHVTFDLGELRGLGYHTGVTFQGFLSGMGTAVCSGGRYDTLTARYGMDAPATGFAFNLLNLLMALDRTLESAAVQPFDVMILQSGPDKRAAQSLARALRDQGYACARDIIERSLQDSLDYGRKMHFRHVMVVADQAGDVRLIRLADGSEQTISLQAVLAGEFRL; translated from the coding sequence ATGAACCGCAAAATAACCGTCCCGGAAGCCATGCTGCCGAGGGGGGTCAAGGACTTTCTGCCCAACAAGGCCGCCAAGCTCGAGTATCTCAAACAGTCCCTCAAGGATGTTTTTCATCGCTGGGCCTTTCGCCCCATCATGCCGCCCACCCTGGAATACCTGGATGTACTCGAACGTGGTCTGGGTGCGGGGCTGCGCGACAAAACCTTTCGTTTCGATGATCGGCAAAATGGCAAGCTGGTGGCCTTTTGTCCGGATATCACGCCCCAGGTAGCCCGGATCGTCGCTACCCGAATGAAGGGCGCTCCCCTGCCTCAGCGCCTTTGCTATAACGGTAAGGTTCTGCGTCATACCGAACAGCAGGCCGGCAAAGATCGGGAGATCATACAGTCCGGAGTGGAATTGATAGGTTTGCAGGGGCCCGAGGCCGATGCCGAGATGATCGCCATGGCGATCGAATGCCTGCAATCGCTCGGCGCCACCGAGTTTACCGTCGACATAGGCCAGGTGGAGTTTTTCCATGGGGTGATGGATGGCCTGAACCTTCCTGCGCCACAGGCCCTGGCAGTACAGCAGGCGATTGCGCGCAAAGACGCATCGGGTCTTTCGGAGCTGTTGTCGGAGCTTTCGCTTGACGATCGCAAATACGCAGAGGTCATGGCTTTGCCGCGCCTGTTCGGCGGGCGTGAAGTCCTCGACCGGGCTGCGGACATCGTGGTTAACGACCGCTCGCGCCGGGCCTTGGAAAATCTGCGTCAGATACTTGCGGTCCTCGAAGCTTACGGCGTAGAGGAGCATGTGACGTTTGACCTCGGGGAGTTGCGTGGTCTTGGCTACCACACCGGCGTAACCTTTCAGGGCTTTCTCAGCGGGATGGGTACGGCTGTCTGCTCGGGGGGGCGTTACGATACCCTCACGGCACGTTACGGCATGGATGCGCCGGCCACGGGGTTTGCCTTTAATCTGCTCAATCTGCTGATGGCTCTCGACCGGACCCTCGAAAGCGCCGCTGTTCAGCCTTTTGATGTCATGATTCTGCAAAGCGGGCCGGACAAGCGTGCAGCGCAGAGCCTGGCGCGTGCCCTGCGCGATCAGGGCTATGCCTGTGCCCGCGATATTATTGAACGTTCTCTGCAGGACAGCCTCGATTATGGCCGGAAAATGCATTTCCGCCATGTTATGGTGGTGGCGGACCAGGCAGGCGACGTGCGGCTGATACGGCTCGCCGACGGCAGCGAACAAACGATTTCCCTGCAAGCGGTTCTCGCTGGAGAATTTCGCCTGTAA